The Gloeobacter violaceus PCC 7421 DNA window AATGTCTCCCAAGCAAGATGAGCAATTGAGTGCATTGCTTGACAGGCAGCAGGCAGGGGAACTGGCCGAGGGGGAGCGCTTCCAGTTGATAGTCTTGATGCAGATTTATCAAGAAGGGTTGCTTAGAAAAGCCCAGGCTTTACACGTAGCAGTCAGCAGAGGTTTGCGAGAACCGCTCAGCCCGTGAGTTCCAGCCGGATTCCAGAGCATGTCCGCTCCCGCAGGTACTTGCCGGTGATCAGTGTGCCAAACTTGCCTTGACGATGGGCCGCTGAATAGGCCGCAACGGATGTACTCAAGAGTGGCTGAAACTCGACCCGCTCTCCAACATCTCGAACAAGCACGGGTTATTCTCCTGGATATGAACGGGACGTTCATGTTCGGCGAGGACCGATTCGGCCCGGAGGAGAACTTTGCCTTCACCTACGCAGGCTTGGGCGGCTGTCTTGATTCCAAGCAAGTGGAGGAGATTATCCGGCTCTGTTACAACTCCATGGCCCTCGATTACGAAAACCCACTCAAGTACGACGACTTTCCGCAAGTCCGAGAGGTTCTCGAGCGCGTCACACCCAACCTCAGTGCAAAACACCTGCAAGAGATTGAACTTGTGGTGGCGCTTCACGAACTCGGCACAGTTCCGCCACCATTTGCCGATGCGTTGAAACGGCTTTCCCATCGCCGCCGACTTGGATTGGTGTCGAATCTCTGGTCCCGTAAGGAGCTATGGTTGCAAGAACTCGATCGAGCAGGGCTTCTTGACATATTCGAGGGGTTGTATTTTCTTCTGACATCAGGAGCATCAAGCCCTCGCCTGCGCTGTTTGAGATGGCTGTGGAGGCGCTTGAGATTGATAGTGTTCAGCGTTCGCAAGTATTGTTTGTAGGTGACAGTTTGCGCTGCGACATTTTGGGAGCAAAAGCGGCGGGCCTGTCCACTGCATGGATCAATCCTTCCGGGACTGCTCATCCGGCTGCAGATATTGTTGTGCCGGGACTCATCGAACTGGAGCAACTACTCATATCGAATCCGCGTAGATCGACATGAAATAGCCCGGCGACATTGCCTGCCAGCTATCTCGGCGCAGTCGCCACGCAAAGCGTGCACGCACAAGAAAAATGAGCCAAGCCCACGCACCGAGTCTCCCGCCTACCGCGCCAATAGGTCCGGGGGGTGTCGGGGGGTGGCACCCCCTCGACGCGGGGAGGGGGAGAGCGCGAGAGGGGAACCCGAAGGAGGTTCCGCCTCTCGCTCCACAGATTGTCGTGCCAAGCCAGGTGTCAGGATACCAACCGTTGCATCGAGCTTTCCAGACGGCCTGCCGTTGTCTGGGCAACTGAAAACCGCTCTAAGCCATCTCCAGTTCGCCTACCACTTCGAGACGCTGGTGTTCGCCCAGTACGGCGAAGCGGTCGCCCAGAGCGTCGGCCACCGACGGATCGATCCAGCCCAACTGGCGCAACAGATGAATGACCACCGGGTACTTGGCGCGGTCGGAACCGTCGTAGACCTTGATGGCAAGTCCCATGCCCTGACCCGTGCGACCGATGCACTGCACCCCTTCAGCACCGGCCTTGCTCACCAGGTCGCCGCCGCTCATCTGCATCAGGACTGTGTCGAAGCGGCCTTCGCCTGCCACCATCTCCGGTTCGCGGATCATCGCGCGTGCGAGGCATTCGAGTTCGGCCGATTCGCCTGAAGAGAGTTGGGCGTACAGCCAGGCCATCTGCGCCAGCGCCAACTGGTAGGTGGGTACACCGCAGTCGTCGCGCGCCTGGACCAGTTCGTCGAACGGAAGCGCGAGCAATTCACATAGGGTCTTGGCGACCAATAGTTGCACCGGGTGGCGCCGGTCGGCGTAGCGCTCGGTGGTCCAGGAGCGTTGCCGGCAGACAGCCAGCATGCCGGCGTGCTTGCCCGAGCAGTTGTACTCGAGCGGGCTGGTGCGGCCTGGGGGTACCGGGCAGACGAGTATCGCAGGGTCGAGCCCCATGCGCCAGAGCAAATTGAAGGCACGCCGGGCATGCACCAGTTCGCCGCTGTGGGAGGAGCACAGCAAGGCCAGATCCGCGTCGTCCATGGCGTAGGCCTGGTGGGCGCCACTGCGCAGGACGGGCAGCGCCTGAAAGGGTTTGAGGGCCGAGCGGATGAAGGTGGTGGGCAATTGCTTGTTGCCGCCGTGGGCCAGGGTGCGACCGCGGTGATCGACGACGACCGCCTCGCAGTAGTGGACGGATTCGACGAGGCCTTCGCGCAGCAGGCGCACCTCGATGCTCGGAATGTACAAGTTCAACGTTCTCGCTCGGCTTATCCAGTTTAGCGCGGCGCCAGCGGCGACTGGCAGGCGGCTACAATATGCACCAGTAGCGGCGTCGGGCCAGCCGAGGCATCGGGAATACACGTGTCGAAGAAGCGGTTGTTGTGCTTGAGCAACGGTCACGGTGAGGATCTGATCGCCACCCGAATTGCCGAGGCCTTGCTCGCCTACGACATCGAGGTGCTCGCCCTGCCAATTGTCGGTGAGGGGCAGGCCTACCGCGCCCTGGGCATGGAGATCGTCGGCCCGACGCGCACGATGCCCTCGGGGGGCTTCATCTATATGGATGTGCGCGAGCTCTGGAAGGACGTGCGCGGCGGCCTCGGCAAGCTCACCCTCGAACAGTGGCGGACGTTGCGCAGGCTGGCCCCCGGCTGCGATCTGGTCCTGGCGGTGGGCGATGTCGTCGTCCTCACCCTGGCTTACCTGACGGGAGCGCCCTACGCCTTCGTGGGCACCGCCAAGTCCGACTATTACCAGCTGGGGCGGCCCAGCGACTACACGCCGCTGGAGCGCTGGCTGATGACCCGGCCGGCCTGTCTGGCCTCCTACGTGCGCGACCGGCTCACCGCCGAGAACCTCGGCCGCTGGGTGCCGCGGGCGACCTATCTGGGCAACCCGATGATGGACCGGCTGGAGCCGACCACCACCCTGGCGATACCCGAGGGAGCGCTTGTGGTGCTGTTGTTGCCGGGATCGCGCCCGCCGGAGGCCTATCGCAACCTGGCGCGCATGCTCGAAGTGGTCGAACGGCTGGGGGAGGTGCCGGATAGACCCGTGCATGTGCTGTGCGCCCGGGCGGGCAGCCTGGAGGATGCGGGTATCGGTGCCCACCTGCCTGCCGGCTGGCGCCTCGAAGGAGCGTTGCTGCGCCGGGCGGATCTGGCGGTGCACCTGGAGCGGGGGCGCTTCGCCGAATGCCTGCACCGCGCCCAACTGGCCATCGCCATGGCCGGGACCGCTACCGAGCAGTGCGTGGGACTCGGCAAACCCGTCTTCACGATGCCCGGCGAGGGGCCGCAGTTTACCTATCGCTTTGCCGAGGCGCAAACGCGGCTATTGGGCGAATCGGTGCAACTGGTGAGCGGCGGTCCCGAGACGCTCGCCCGGCGCATCCAACAGGTGATCGGCGACGCGGAGCTATGCGAGCGCATCCGCCGCAACGGCATCGAACGCATGGGCAGTCCCGGGGCGGCGGACCGCATTGCCGAGCATTTGATTAAGCACATCGGCTAAGGCTGCGGTTCCCTCGCAATGGAGGTGAACAATTTTGGCGCTTTCCCTTAGACTGAAGCTTAACTTTTCTTTGGGTTGAGCTGGTGAAATTCCGGCGGCTGTTGTTCCTGGGTGGCGCTCTGGTGCTGCTTGTGGTTGTTCTGGGTTGGTTGGGGACCGTCTGGCTGGGGCCTGCCGCCCTCGCCCAGGCGGAAGTACAGCTCAGCCGCACCCTGAAGACGCCGGTGCGCCTGGGTCGATTGCAGGCGCTTTTGCCCTGGCGGATCGCCGTGGGTCCGGTGAGTGTCGCTTCGCCCAAGAAGCCGGACTTGCTCGAAGCGCCGAGCGCCAGCGTCGGGTTCAATCTGCTGCGCTTTGCCTTCGGCCAGGGTCTCGATGCGCGCATCCGCGTCGAGAAGCCGGTGCTGCGGCTCAGGCGCGACGCGCAGGGCCGCTTTAACCTGCCCTCCTTTGCCGCGGGCGAGACCCGGAGCGGCGGCACCATCGATAAGCTTTTAAGCCGGGTGGAAATCGACGATGCGACCTTCGTCTACGACGATCGGGTGCTGGGGGGCAAGAGCCTTACACTCACAGGCATCGACGTGCTGGCCGACATTGGCCCAACAGGAGCCGCCTACACGCTCAATGCACCCTTTGGGCGCGGCGAGGTGCAAGCCGAGGGCAATAGCGACCTCGACGACTTCGATACCACGATCGACGCCCGGTTGCGCAATATCCCGGTGGCGACGGCGGCGGTGCTGCTCAACCTGGGCGATCTGTCGGTGCGCGGGGGAACCGCCGAAGGGGCGGTGCAACTGCGGCTCAAAAACGGTGTCTTCGCGGCGAGCGGGCCACTCAGGCTCACCGGGGGCGAACTGCTGTTGAGACCCTATCGCGCACCCCTAACCAACCTCGATGTCGCAGCAAAGCTCGCCTGGCCGAAGCTCAACCTGGAGCGCATCGAGGGGCGGCTCGCCGGATCGCGCGTGAGCGGCACCGGGGCGTTCAACCTCCCCGAAGATCTGGGCCTCGATCTCATCGTCGCGGGTCCCCTGGAGCAACTGGTGCCGGCCTTTACCTCACCGCCGGTGCCAGTGCGCGGAGTGACGCGCACCGCGCTGCAGGCGCGCATTCCGCTGGCAAGACCCGACAGGCTCACAGCCACCGCCCGGGTGCGCGCCCAGACCCCTGTGCAGGTCGACCGGCTGGTGGTCAATAACTTTCAGGCCGAGCAGCAGCTTACCAATTTGCGTCTCAGCGGCCCTTTTCGCTTCGAGATCGCCCGCGGCCAGGTGGCGGGCCGCACGGATCTGAACTTTGCCCCCGGGGCGCAGGCGCAGGTCGACATTGTGGCCACCGGCCGGGACGTGGTGCCGGAGGAGATTCTGGCGCGCTACGACGCCCGGCTGCCGGTGGAGCGGGTAGGCCGCCTCGCTTTTCAGGCGCGCATCGCCGGGCCTGCCAACCGGCTGCTGGCGCGGGCCGACTTTAACCAGCGCGACGGCCGGTTGCAGGGAAAAGCCTTTTCGAGCACCGGCACCGTCGTGCTCGCAGGCAGCGAACTGTTTGTCGAGAATACCCGCGTGCAACTGGACGGCACCGCGGCGCAGCTGCTGGCAAACGGCCAGGCGAACCTGGTCGGCCGCCGCCTGTTCGGCGCGCAGCTGACCGTCGCCGCGGTGCCGCTGTCGCTGGCGAGCCCAGCTCTAGGCGGTACGGCCGAGGGCCAAGTTGAAGTGAGCGGCAGCTTGCAGTCGCTCGCTTCGCTGCAGGGATCCGGTACCTTCACCGTCCCCCGGCCGTTCGTCAACAACCGGCTGCTGCCGCCCGTCGCAACTGCCTTTCGCCTGCGCGATCAAGTCGTGCAGCTCGACCGTTTCACCTTCAACGGCCTGACGGCCGACGGCGAGTTGCGGCCCAACCTGAGCGGCGCTCCCGGTCCGCTCCTGCGCTCAGCCGACTTGCGCATTGCCCTCGACGGGTTTGACTTGACAGCCCTGCCGCTGCCGGTGCGCGTCGACGGGCAGCTCGATGGGAACGGCACCTTTAGGGGCAATCTGGAGCAGCCGGACCTGGCCCTCGACTTGCGGGTGCGCGGCGCCGGGGTGGGCCGCTACCGCGCCCCGGTGCTGAGCGGCCCGGTGCGCTGGCGGGGCGATACCCTGTCTGCGCGCCTGACGGGCGACAACCAGCGCGCCTTCGCCGAGGCGCGGTTGGAGCCGCGGGGGGTGCGCCTGATCACTTTCGACGTGCTGAGCGACCGCACGCGCATCGCCGCAAGCCGCGGCTACTTCGACTTCGAGCAGGGGCTGATCACACTGGCCGCCCAAGTCAAAAACTTTGATCTAGAAAGGTTGCAGCTCGACCCGGTAGGACCGCTGCGCACCATCGAAGGCAGCCTCGACGCCGAGGTTAACCTCGCGCGCACCGCCCGCGGCTACGAAGGCCGCGTCGATGCCACCCTCAGCGGGGGCCGCCTCAACGCATTTACCCTCGGTCCCACCCGACTGCGGGCGAGCCTGGCCAATAACCGCCTCACAGTCGAGCCGACGCTCATCACCCTCGGCAACAGCCGCTACACCCTGGGCGGCCAGGCGGGTCTGGGTGCGGACGACCCGATTGCCTTCGAGCTGCGCGTCGAGCGGGGCCGCCTGGAGCAGGCAGTGCAGCTTCTGGGACTTTATTCGCTCACCACCCTGTTTTCCGACCAGAGCGGCCCTGTCTGCTGTGCGATGGATTTGGGCCCCCTTGCCCTCGGGGGAACGGCCCTGCCGCTGCAGCAGTTGCTTGCCGTTTACCAGCGCGCTTCGGAGGTGACCCTGGCGCGCATCGATACCACCGCCCGTGCCTTTATCCCCGACGATCTGCGGCGGCTGCGCGGGCGCTACGACCTGAGCGCCCGGTTGGGCGGCAGCCGCAACGCCCCGGTGGTGGGCTTTGTGCTGGCTGGGCGCAACTGGCAGTGGGATCAGTACCGTCTCGACACGGTCGAGGCTGCGGGCGATTACCGCGACGGCAACCTGGAGCTCACCCAGGCCCAGGCCCGCTACGCCGAGCGCAGCGGCAGCCTCTCGGGGCGCCTGTCGCCGGCGGGCGAGCAGAACGCGCGGCTGGTCATCGACCGTTTGCCCCTCGAACTGGTCGAACCGCTGCTGCCCACGGGTACCCAAATCGAAGGCGACATCAATACCGAGGCGGTCCTCACGGGTACCCTCGCATCGCCGGCCTTTCAAGCGAATGTCGCGGCGGAGGCGCTGGAGTTCAACGGCCGCCAGGTAGATCCGGTGCGCACGGAGCTGACCCTGCGCTCCGGGCGGCTGTCCCTGGCCAACACCGCGATCGGCGTCGGCAGGCGTGGTGTCCAGTTGGTCGGCAGTCTGCCCATCCCGTTGCTCAACCCCGACAACGACCAGATCGATATCCGGGCGCAACTGACGGGTGAGAACCTGCCGCTACTGAACATCTTGAGCGATCAACTTGTCTGGCAGAGCGCCGAAGGGGAAGCGACCCTCGCCGTGCGGGGCACCTACGGAGCGCCGCTCATCGACGGCAACGTCGAATTGCGCAACACCCAGGTGCAAATTCCCCGGCTGCAGACGACCCTCGCCATCGACCAGTTCGCGGCGCGCTTCAACCGGCGGCGGCTTCTGGTCGACCGACTTGCGGCCAATTTGGGCGGGGCGCCCCTGACGGGCGAAGGGGAACTGGCGCTGTTGCCGAACAACGGAGCGGGCGGGGAATTGGCTTTGTCGATCGTCGGCGACATCAACCTGCCGGGGCTCTACAGGGGCGGCATCGACGGCCAACTGAGCGTAGGCGGGGCGCTGCTCGCACCGCGCATCGGCGGCAACCTGACGGTGAGCCCCGGAGATCTGCTGCTGTCGCTGCAGGATATTCAAAATCTCTCCGGCGCAGGATTGCGCACGGCGAACAGCAACGGCGCTCCGGCGCTGCCGGTCGAATTCGACGACCTGCGCATCCGGGTCGGCCCGCAGTTTCGCGTCAACATTACGGCCCTGAGCGCTCGGCTCGATGGGTTATTGGCCTTGAGTGGTCCGCTCGGCAAACTGGCTGTCGAAGGCTATATCAATGTCCCGCAGGGTTCGGTCACCATCGGGGTGGCCCGCTTCCGCCTCGACAGCAGCCGCCGCAACGCTCTCTACTTTGGCGGCGGCCTCGATCCGACCCTGGACCTGGTGGCCGAAGCGCGCGTCAGCGAATCTTTCACCAGCGGGGTGGCGCGCCTCGACAGCGGCGGGCTCATCAACCCCAGTCTGCCTTCCGACCAGGCCAACCTCGGCCGCGCCTCGAAGGTCGACGTCGAAGCGACCGTCACCGGCACCGCCTCCAAGCCGAACATCGAACTGACTTCCAGTCCCTACCGCGACGAGACCGAGATCATCGCGCTGATTGGCGGCGGCGGCAACGCCGGTTCGCTTTTGACCGGGCTCATCCCGGCGGTGGGTACGACGCTCCTCCGGCCGGTCGAGCAGGAACTCGCTTCGCTGCTGGGTGTGGACGAACTGCGCGTCGAATTTGCCAGCCGGGTAGCGAACGCCAGTCCCGAAAACATCGCCATCGGCATCGGTGTCGAGGCGATCAAAGACCTCACCCCGGCGGTGTCGGTTTCACTCTTTAAAAACATCACCGACAACATCCAGCCGGTGATCTTCGGCCTGCGCTACCGCATCAACGACAACATCGTCACCCGCGTCAGCGGCAACGAGACCTTCGATGATGTCAGCCTCTCGGTGCAGTTCGAATCGCGTTTTTAGTTTGTGCGGCACCCGTATGGCGTCTGCATCGCCGGGCGTTGGAG harbors:
- a CDS encoding HAD family hydrolase — translated: MAVEALEIDSVQRSQVLFVGDSLRCDILGAKAAGLSTAWINPSGTAHPAADIVVPGLIELEQLLISNPRRST
- a CDS encoding asparaginase, which translates into the protein MYIPSIEVRLLREGLVESVHYCEAVVVDHRGRTLAHGGNKQLPTTFIRSALKPFQALPVLRSGAHQAYAMDDADLALLCSSHSGELVHARRAFNLLWRMGLDPAILVCPVPPGRTSPLEYNCSGKHAGMLAVCRQRSWTTERYADRRHPVQLLVAKTLCELLALPFDELVQARDDCGVPTYQLALAQMAWLYAQLSSGESAELECLARAMIREPEMVAGEGRFDTVLMQMSGGDLVSKAGAEGVQCIGRTGQGMGLAIKVYDGSDRAKYPVVIHLLRQLGWIDPSVADALGDRFAVLGEHQRLEVVGELEMA
- a CDS encoding lipid-A-disaccharide synthase-related protein, whose amino-acid sequence is MSKKRLLCLSNGHGEDLIATRIAEALLAYDIEVLALPIVGEGQAYRALGMEIVGPTRTMPSGGFIYMDVRELWKDVRGGLGKLTLEQWRTLRRLAPGCDLVLAVGDVVVLTLAYLTGAPYAFVGTAKSDYYQLGRPSDYTPLERWLMTRPACLASYVRDRLTAENLGRWVPRATYLGNPMMDRLEPTTTLAIPEGALVVLLLPGSRPPEAYRNLARMLEVVERLGEVPDRPVHVLCARAGSLEDAGIGAHLPAGWRLEGALLRRADLAVHLERGRFAECLHRAQLAIAMAGTATEQCVGLGKPVFTMPGEGPQFTYRFAEAQTRLLGESVQLVSGGPETLARRIQQVIGDAELCERIRRNGIERMGSPGAADRIAEHLIKHIG
- a CDS encoding translocation/assembly module TamB domain-containing protein; amino-acid sequence: MKFRRLLFLGGALVLLVVVLGWLGTVWLGPAALAQAEVQLSRTLKTPVRLGRLQALLPWRIAVGPVSVASPKKPDLLEAPSASVGFNLLRFAFGQGLDARIRVEKPVLRLRRDAQGRFNLPSFAAGETRSGGTIDKLLSRVEIDDATFVYDDRVLGGKSLTLTGIDVLADIGPTGAAYTLNAPFGRGEVQAEGNSDLDDFDTTIDARLRNIPVATAAVLLNLGDLSVRGGTAEGAVQLRLKNGVFAASGPLRLTGGELLLRPYRAPLTNLDVAAKLAWPKLNLERIEGRLAGSRVSGTGAFNLPEDLGLDLIVAGPLEQLVPAFTSPPVPVRGVTRTALQARIPLARPDRLTATARVRAQTPVQVDRLVVNNFQAEQQLTNLRLSGPFRFEIARGQVAGRTDLNFAPGAQAQVDIVATGRDVVPEEILARYDARLPVERVGRLAFQARIAGPANRLLARADFNQRDGRLQGKAFSSTGTVVLAGSELFVENTRVQLDGTAAQLLANGQANLVGRRLFGAQLTVAAVPLSLASPALGGTAEGQVEVSGSLQSLASLQGSGTFTVPRPFVNNRLLPPVATAFRLRDQVVQLDRFTFNGLTADGELRPNLSGAPGPLLRSADLRIALDGFDLTALPLPVRVDGQLDGNGTFRGNLEQPDLALDLRVRGAGVGRYRAPVLSGPVRWRGDTLSARLTGDNQRAFAEARLEPRGVRLITFDVLSDRTRIAASRGYFDFEQGLITLAAQVKNFDLERLQLDPVGPLRTIEGSLDAEVNLARTARGYEGRVDATLSGGRLNAFTLGPTRLRASLANNRLTVEPTLITLGNSRYTLGGQAGLGADDPIAFELRVERGRLEQAVQLLGLYSLTTLFSDQSGPVCCAMDLGPLALGGTALPLQQLLAVYQRASEVTLARIDTTARAFIPDDLRRLRGRYDLSARLGGSRNAPVVGFVLAGRNWQWDQYRLDTVEAAGDYRDGNLELTQAQARYAERSGSLSGRLSPAGEQNARLVIDRLPLELVEPLLPTGTQIEGDINTEAVLTGTLASPAFQANVAAEALEFNGRQVDPVRTELTLRSGRLSLANTAIGVGRRGVQLVGSLPIPLLNPDNDQIDIRAQLTGENLPLLNILSDQLVWQSAEGEATLAVRGTYGAPLIDGNVELRNTQVQIPRLQTTLAIDQFAARFNRRRLLVDRLAANLGGAPLTGEGELALLPNNGAGGELALSIVGDINLPGLYRGGIDGQLSVGGALLAPRIGGNLTVSPGDLLLSLQDIQNLSGAGLRTANSNGAPALPVEFDDLRIRVGPQFRVNITALSARLDGLLALSGPLGKLAVEGYINVPQGSVTIGVARFRLDSSRRNALYFGGGLDPTLDLVAEARVSESFTSGVARLDSGGLINPSLPSDQANLGRASKVDVEATVTGTASKPNIELTSSPYRDETEIIALIGGGGNAGSLLTGLIPAVGTTLLRPVEQELASLLGVDELRVEFASRVANASPENIAIGIGVEAIKDLTPAVSVSLFKNITDNIQPVIFGLRYRINDNIVTRVSGNETFDDVSLSVQFESRF